In Rattus rattus isolate New Zealand chromosome 3, Rrattus_CSIRO_v1, whole genome shotgun sequence, one genomic interval encodes:
- the Ca13 gene encoding carbonic anhydrase 13 — MARLSWGYDEHNGPIHWNELFPIADGDQQSPIEIKTKEVKYDSSLRPLSIKYDPASAKIISNSGHSFNVDFDDTEDKSVLRGGPLTGSYRLRQFHLHWGSADDHGSEHVVDGVRYAAELHVVHWNSDKYPSFVEAAHESDGLAVLGIFLQIGEHNPQLQKITDILDSIKEKGKQTRFTNFDPLCLLPSSWDYWTYPGSLTVPPLLESVTWIVLKQPISISSQQLARFRSLLCTAEGESAAFLLSNHRPPQPLKGRRVRASFY, encoded by the exons ATGGCGAGGCTAAGCTGGGGATACGACGAGCACAACG GTCCTATTCACTGGAATGAATTGTTCCCTATTGCCGATGGTGATCAGCAGTCTCCAATTGAGATTAAAACCAAAGAAGTGAAATACGACTCCTCACTCCGACCTCTCAGTATCAAGTATGATCCTGCCTCGGCTAAAATCATCAGCAacagtggccattccttcaacgTTGACTTTGACGACACAGAGGACAAATCAG TTCTGCGTGGAGGTCCTCTCACCGGAAGCTACAGGTTGCGGCAGTTCCATCTGCACTGGGGGTCAGCAGACGACCATGGCTCTGAGCATGTGGTAGATGGAGTGAGGTATGCTGCAGAG cTGCATGTTGTCCACTGGAATTCAGACAAATACCCCAGTTTTGTAGAGGCAGCTCATGAGTCCGATGGGTTGGCTGTCCTGGGAATATTTCTACAG ATTGGGGAACACAATCCTCAACTGCAAAAGATCACGGACATTTTGGATTCCATTAAGGAAAAG GGTAAACAAACACGGTTCACAAATTTTGACCCCTTATGTTTGCTTCCATCATCCTGGGACTACTGGACATACCCTGGTTCTCTGACGGTTCCACCTCTTCTTGAGAGTGTCACGTGGATTGTTTTAAAACAACCTATAAGTATCAGCTCTCAACAG TTGGCCAGATTCCGAAGTCTCTTGTGCACAGCTGAGGGCGAGAGTGCGGCTTTCCTGTTAAGCAATCACCGTCCGCCACAGCCCCTGAAGGGCCGCAGAGTGAGAGCATCTTTCTATTAG